Proteins encoded together in one Aurantiacibacter aquimixticola window:
- a CDS encoding sulfurtransferase, giving the protein MQSLISAEELEPLLGSPDLVVLGASKHLPNADRKASAEFGRAHIAGARFLDLDTLVDTNSSVPSALPTDAQIADRMANLGVAADTRIVLYDDSAIRSACRAWFILRTAGWRDVRVLDCHFAAWRAAGRPIASGPSSAEPVSVSTHLSNRKKVRSKAEMLANIERRAEQVVDARDAERFCGSIEDAVHGLPGGHIPGARNLFFRDLLNEDGSFRSRDELAAAFARASIDPAAPLVTTCGSGMTASVVLFAHHLLGHDHGAIYDGSWSEWGADPSLPVETGAAR; this is encoded by the coding sequence ATGCAGAGCCTGATTTCCGCCGAAGAGCTTGAGCCGCTTCTGGGTTCGCCGGACCTTGTCGTTCTCGGTGCAAGCAAGCATCTGCCCAATGCCGACCGGAAGGCGAGCGCAGAATTTGGCCGAGCGCATATCGCGGGCGCGCGCTTCCTCGATCTGGACACGCTTGTCGACACGAACTCGAGCGTTCCTTCAGCACTTCCGACCGATGCGCAGATCGCCGATCGAATGGCCAATCTCGGCGTAGCGGCCGATACGCGCATCGTTCTCTACGATGACAGCGCGATACGCAGCGCCTGTCGCGCGTGGTTTATCCTTCGCACGGCCGGATGGCGCGATGTGCGCGTTCTGGATTGCCACTTCGCCGCGTGGCGCGCGGCAGGGCGTCCGATCGCGAGCGGCCCCAGCAGCGCAGAACCCGTCTCCGTCTCTACCCACCTCTCGAACCGAAAGAAGGTGCGGAGCAAGGCCGAGATGCTCGCGAACATCGAAAGGCGTGCCGAGCAGGTCGTCGATGCTCGCGATGCCGAACGCTTTTGCGGTTCGATCGAGGATGCCGTTCACGGTCTTCCGGGCGGCCACATTCCCGGCGCACGCAACCTCTTCTTCCGCGACCTGCTGAACGAGGATGGCAGCTTCCGCTCCCGCGACGAACTCGCCGCGGCGTTTGCCAGAGCGAGCATCGATCCCGCCGCGCCGCTCGTCACGACGTGCGGTAGCGGGATGACCGCGTCGGTCGTCCTGTTTGCGCATCATTTGCTGGGCCATGATCATGGCGCGATCTACGATGGCAGCTGGAGCGAGTGGGGGGCGGATCCTTCCCTGCCCGTCGAAACGGGAGCGGCGCGATGA
- a CDS encoding PadR family transcriptional regulator, which produces MARKSEGRAGKRKTTKAAKPRKATMRRTAREEEVVEPEPIEGEMDDHPEGEDFDVNVDIEVEFDDDDDDRGRRRDYRADNFFGADGPFGANGPFGAQGPFGPDGPFGAGGLFGPGGLFGQNRKRNRRSASRAMRPARRGRMFGPGELRLVMLAMFAEEPRHGYEFIKALEEMTDGAYSPSPGIVYPTLQMLSDEGLIEERESEDARKLYQATEAGMAELEDRADEIEALFERLGRKAERAKPKGSPDLFRSLGNLAAVISNKAKHGGLNKMDSDQVVDLIDDLARKIERL; this is translated from the coding sequence ATGGCGAGGAAATCAGAAGGCCGCGCCGGTAAGCGCAAAACCACCAAAGCCGCCAAGCCGCGCAAGGCCACGATGCGCCGCACCGCGCGTGAGGAAGAAGTGGTCGAACCCGAACCCATCGAAGGCGAGATGGACGACCATCCCGAGGGCGAGGATTTCGACGTGAATGTCGATATCGAGGTGGAGTTCGACGACGATGACGACGATCGCGGTCGCCGCCGTGATTATCGCGCGGACAATTTTTTCGGCGCGGATGGGCCGTTCGGCGCCAACGGCCCGTTCGGCGCGCAGGGGCCGTTCGGTCCCGACGGACCCTTCGGTGCCGGCGGCCTCTTCGGTCCGGGTGGATTGTTCGGACAGAACCGCAAGCGCAACCGTCGTTCCGCAAGCCGCGCGATGCGCCCGGCGCGTCGTGGCCGCATGTTCGGCCCTGGAGAGCTGCGGCTGGTGATGCTGGCCATGTTCGCCGAGGAGCCGCGCCACGGCTACGAATTCATCAAGGCGCTGGAGGAGATGACCGACGGGGCCTATTCGCCATCTCCCGGCATCGTCTATCCGACGTTACAGATGCTGAGCGACGAAGGGCTGATCGAAGAGCGCGAGAGCGAGGACGCGCGCAAGCTTTACCAGGCGACCGAAGCGGGCATGGCCGAACTGGAAGACCGTGCCGACGAGATCGAGGCGCTGTTCGAACGGCTCGGCCGCAAGGCGGAGCGCGCGAAGCCCAAAGGCTCGCCCGACCTGTTCCGCTCGCTCGGCAATCTCGCCGCCGTCATCTCGAACAAGGCGAAGCACGGCGGCCTCAACAAGATGGACAGTGACCAGGTGGTCGACCTGATCGACGATCTCGCCCGCAAGATCGAGCGGCTTTGA
- a CDS encoding UDP-glucose dehydrogenase family protein yields MHIVMIGTGYVGLVSGSCFSDFGHRVTCVDKDQSKIDALLNGEIPIFEPGLDELVAKNVEAGRLSFTMNLSEALDDADAVFIAVGTPSRRGDGHADLSYVYAAAKEMAPLLRDGVVVVDKSTVPVGTGDEVERIIGEEAPGLKFSVASNPEFLREGAAIDDFKRPDRVVIGVNDDHAEEVLQAIYRPLTRNDAPLIAMSRRGAELTKYAGNAFLATKIGFINEIADLCERVGADVNDVAKGIGLDTRIGNRFLQPGPGYGGSCFPKDTLALLKTGQDFEAPLRIVESVVTSNDNRKRSMGRKVINAMGGGEQHGKTVGVLGLTFKANTDDMRDSPAISIVQTLQDAGITVRAYDPEGMEQAKKVIDNVTYCEDPYAALDGADAAVIVTEWDTFRALDLDRVKSLLKTPLLVDLRNLYSRKDVEEHGFTYVAVGR; encoded by the coding sequence ATGCATATTGTCATGATCGGCACAGGTTATGTCGGCCTGGTTTCAGGTTCGTGCTTTTCCGATTTCGGGCACCGCGTGACATGCGTCGACAAGGACCAGTCCAAGATCGACGCTCTGCTGAATGGTGAAATCCCGATTTTCGAGCCCGGCCTGGACGAGCTTGTCGCCAAGAATGTGGAGGCGGGCCGCCTGTCCTTCACCATGAATTTGAGCGAAGCACTGGACGACGCCGATGCGGTCTTCATCGCGGTGGGGACACCGTCGCGCCGCGGGGATGGGCATGCGGACCTTTCCTATGTCTATGCCGCCGCCAAGGAAATGGCGCCGCTGCTGCGCGATGGCGTGGTCGTTGTCGATAAGTCTACCGTACCCGTCGGTACGGGCGACGAGGTCGAACGGATCATCGGCGAGGAAGCGCCCGGCCTGAAATTCTCCGTCGCGTCGAATCCCGAATTCCTGCGCGAAGGCGCGGCGATCGACGATTTCAAGCGTCCGGACCGCGTGGTGATCGGCGTTAACGACGATCATGCCGAGGAGGTGCTGCAGGCGATCTATCGCCCGCTCACCCGCAATGATGCGCCGCTCATCGCCATGAGCCGCCGCGGGGCCGAGCTGACCAAATATGCGGGGAACGCCTTCCTCGCGACCAAAATCGGCTTCATCAACGAGATCGCGGACCTGTGCGAGCGGGTGGGCGCAGATGTGAATGACGTGGCAAAGGGCATCGGCCTCGATACCCGTATCGGCAATCGCTTCCTGCAGCCGGGCCCCGGCTATGGCGGGTCATGCTTCCCCAAGGACACGCTCGCCCTCCTCAAGACCGGGCAGGATTTCGAGGCTCCGCTGCGGATTGTCGAGAGCGTGGTGACGAGCAACGACAACCGCAAGCGCTCCATGGGCCGCAAGGTGATCAACGCGATGGGCGGCGGGGAGCAGCATGGCAAGACGGTCGGCGTGCTCGGCCTGACCTTCAAGGCCAACACGGACGACATGCGCGACAGCCCGGCGATCAGCATCGTGCAGACACTGCAGGATGCGGGCATCACCGTGCGCGCTTACGATCCCGAAGGCATGGAACAGGCCAAGAAGGTGATCGACAATGTCACCTATTGCGAAGACCCTTATGCCGCGCTCGACGGTGCGGACGCGGCGGTGATCGTTACCGAATGGGACACGTTCCGCGCGCTCGACCTGGATCGTGTGAAATCGCTGCTGAAGACGCCGTTGCTGGTAGACCTCCGCAACCTCTACAGCCGCAAGGACGTGGAGGAGCACGGTTTCACCTATGTGGCGGTGGGGCGGTGA
- a CDS encoding glycosyltransferase family 4 protein encodes MDVTDLRVALFSGNYNYVRDGANQALNRLTEYLLRQGASVRVYSPKVEEPAFEPQGDLVGVPNVPIPGRGEYRIPLGFDGGVKADLAAFRPNVVHVSSPDPTGHAATRWAMKRGLPILSSVHTRFETYPRYYKMAFLEPLAVAILRRFYNRADALLAPSESMAEVLREQGMGDDIAIWARGVDRDIFDPSRRDLAWRAKHGIGEDEVAVGFLGRLVLEKGLDVFAETMEELRRRDVPHRVLVVGEGPARGVFAENCPEAVFVGFQGGADLGRAVASMDMLLNPSVTETFGNVTLEAMASGIPVIAARATGSTSLVADGVTGRLVTPGDAAGFADVVEAYIRDPALREAHGRAGEKRSREYSWDAINSVVADTYLRLVSERGAISATPLAPSSA; translated from the coding sequence ATGGATGTGACCGACCTTCGCGTGGCCCTGTTCAGCGGCAACTACAACTACGTGCGCGACGGCGCGAACCAGGCGCTCAACCGGCTGACAGAGTACCTGCTGCGGCAGGGGGCGAGCGTGCGGGTCTACTCGCCCAAAGTGGAGGAACCGGCCTTCGAACCGCAGGGCGACCTCGTCGGCGTGCCGAACGTTCCGATCCCGGGGCGCGGCGAATACCGCATACCGCTCGGCTTCGATGGCGGCGTGAAGGCGGACCTCGCCGCCTTCCGCCCCAATGTGGTCCACGTCTCCTCTCCCGATCCGACCGGCCACGCCGCAACCCGCTGGGCGATGAAGCGCGGCCTCCCTATCCTCTCCAGCGTGCACACGCGGTTCGAGACCTATCCGCGCTACTACAAGATGGCCTTCCTGGAACCGCTCGCCGTCGCCATCCTGCGCCGCTTCTACAACCGCGCCGATGCGCTGCTCGCCCCGTCAGAGAGCATGGCGGAGGTGCTGCGCGAACAGGGCATGGGCGACGACATCGCGATCTGGGCACGCGGAGTGGACCGCGACATCTTCGACCCCTCCCGCCGCGATCTCGCCTGGCGTGCGAAGCACGGCATCGGCGAGGACGAGGTGGCGGTCGGCTTCCTGGGGCGGTTGGTGCTGGAAAAGGGACTCGACGTGTTCGCCGAGACGATGGAAGAGCTACGCCGCCGCGATGTGCCCCACCGCGTGCTGGTGGTGGGCGAAGGCCCGGCGCGCGGTGTCTTCGCGGAGAACTGCCCGGAAGCGGTGTTCGTCGGCTTCCAGGGCGGTGCCGATCTCGGCCGCGCGGTTGCGAGCATGGACATGCTGCTCAACCCGTCTGTCACCGAGACGTTCGGCAATGTGACGCTGGAAGCGATGGCGAGCGGCATCCCCGTCATCGCCGCCCGCGCCACCGGCTCGACCAGCCTTGTGGCGGACGGCGTGACAGGGCGGCTGGTGACGCCGGGCGATGCGGCGGGATTCGCCGATGTGGTGGAGGCGTATATCCGCGACCCCGCGCTGCGGGAGGCCCACGGTCGCGCCGGAGAGAAGCGCAGCCGGGAGTATAGCTGGGACGCGATCAACAGCGTGGTCGCCGACACCTACCTCCGGCTCGTCTCCGAACGCGGCGCGATCAGCGCAACACCCCTCGCTCCGTCATCCGCCTAG
- the queF gene encoding preQ(1) synthase: MSDTDTSGQPKFLGQQTALPASPDDATLDYVPNPRTGELFLVRFAAPEFTSLCPVTGAPDFAHLVIDYAPGQTIVESKSLKLFLGSFRNHNGFHEDVTVGIGQRLFSEMQPKWLRIGGYWYPRGGIPIDVFWQSGAPPEGLWLPDQGVAPYRGRG; the protein is encoded by the coding sequence ATGAGCGACACCGACACTTCCGGCCAGCCGAAATTCCTCGGCCAGCAAACCGCGCTTCCGGCATCACCGGACGACGCTACTCTCGATTACGTGCCGAATCCGCGCACGGGCGAGCTTTTTCTCGTGCGGTTCGCCGCGCCCGAATTTACCTCGCTCTGCCCGGTCACCGGCGCGCCCGATTTCGCCCATCTCGTGATCGACTACGCACCTGGCCAGACCATTGTGGAGAGCAAGAGCCTCAAGCTCTTCCTCGGCAGTTTTCGCAATCATAACGGGTTTCACGAGGATGTGACGGTCGGCATCGGCCAGCGTCTCTTCTCCGAAATGCAGCCGAAATGGCTCCGCATCGGGGGTTACTGGTATCCGCGCGGCGGTATTCCGATCGACGTGTTCTGGCAGAGCGGCGCTCCGCCCGAAGGACTATGGCTGCCCGATCAGGGCGTCGCGCCTTATCGCGGGCGCGGTTGA
- a CDS encoding replication-associated recombination protein A: MADLFADDPPQSASPDEPAEDAPLADRLRPRSLAEVIGQEHLTGPEGAIGRMVAAGRLSSMVLWGPPGTGKTSIARLLATEVGMRYEAVSAVFSGVADLKKAFAAAGKAKQAGQRTLLFVDEIHRFNRAQQDGFLPFVERGVVTLVGATTENPSFELNAALLSRAQVLILHRLDAEALGRLLGRAETLEGPLPVTPAARDALIASADGDGRFLLNQAETLYAANIDASLDPAALGQFLQRRVAVYDKDREGHYNLISALHKAVRGSDPQAALYYLARMTVAGEEPLFLARRLVRMAVEDIGMADPAALPQCVAAKDAYQFLGSPEGELALVQACIYLATAPKSNAVYKAQKAALRSAKETGSLMPPMNIVNAPTKLMKDIGYGEGYRYDHNAEEGFSGDDYWPDAMEPQTFYEPVERGFERKVRERLDYWAKLRGERGA; encoded by the coding sequence ATGGCAGACCTATTCGCCGACGATCCGCCGCAATCCGCCTCGCCGGACGAGCCCGCCGAGGACGCGCCGCTGGCGGACCGGCTTCGCCCGCGCTCGCTTGCCGAAGTCATCGGGCAGGAGCATTTGACCGGGCCGGAAGGCGCGATCGGCAGGATGGTTGCTGCAGGTCGTCTGTCGAGCATGGTGCTGTGGGGTCCGCCAGGCACCGGCAAGACGAGCATCGCCCGCCTGCTCGCCACGGAAGTCGGCATGCGCTACGAAGCGGTCAGCGCGGTCTTCTCGGGTGTCGCGGATCTCAAGAAGGCTTTCGCAGCCGCTGGCAAGGCGAAACAAGCAGGCCAGCGCACACTGCTTTTCGTTGACGAGATTCATCGCTTCAATCGCGCCCAGCAGGATGGCTTTCTGCCATTCGTGGAGCGCGGCGTCGTGACGCTGGTCGGTGCAACAACAGAAAATCCAAGTTTCGAATTAAATGCCGCCCTGCTCAGCCGCGCGCAGGTGCTGATCCTGCACCGCCTCGATGCCGAAGCACTGGGCAGACTGCTGGGCCGAGCGGAGACGCTCGAAGGCCCGCTGCCCGTCACGCCTGCAGCGCGCGACGCGCTGATCGCGAGCGCCGATGGCGACGGGCGGTTCCTGCTCAATCAGGCCGAAACGCTGTACGCCGCCAATATCGACGCTTCGCTCGATCCCGCCGCACTCGGCCAGTTTCTCCAGCGCCGCGTCGCCGTCTATGACAAGGATCGCGAGGGGCACTACAATCTCATTTCCGCGCTCCACAAGGCAGTCCGCGGGTCGGACCCGCAAGCGGCGCTCTACTATCTGGCGCGGATGACGGTGGCAGGCGAGGAGCCGCTGTTTCTCGCCCGGCGGCTTGTTCGGATGGCGGTGGAGGATATCGGCATGGCCGACCCGGCCGCCCTTCCCCAATGCGTTGCGGCGAAGGACGCTTACCAATTTCTCGGCAGTCCGGAGGGCGAGCTCGCGCTGGTGCAGGCCTGCATCTACCTCGCCACCGCGCCCAAATCGAACGCGGTTTACAAGGCGCAGAAGGCCGCACTCCGCAGCGCGAAGGAAACGGGCAGCCTGATGCCGCCGATGAATATCGTGAACGCGCCGACCAAGCTCATGAAGGATATCGGCTACGGCGAAGGCTACAGATACGATCACAACGCCGAGGAGGGCTTCTCCGGCGACGATTACTGGCCGGACGCGATGGAGCCTCAGACCTTCTACGAGCCAGTCGAGCGCGGGTTCGAGCGCAAGGTGCGCGAACGACTCGACTATTGGGCGAAGCTGAGGGGCGAGCGTGGCGCCTAG
- the metC gene encoding cystathionine beta-lyase, with product MSGEKRRPATRVVEAGRCPEWTSLEGQPGGMVNPPVWRGSTHLYEDTADLAKGRPNADGHFYYGRRGGPTQWSLCAALTELEPGAEGTELFPSGVAAIAATLLALLQPGDELLLTDNAYEPTRSIAAGMLKRLGVTMRTFDPLDPDAFAAAISERTKLAMLESPGSLTMEVCDAPALTAIAKKHGVLTAIDNTWASPLGFAPLQHGCDVSIMSLTKHVGGHSDLMMGSVAAAKPLIERIRLHSQYMGQVVSPDDAALALRGLRTMAIRLARTTSSALEVAEWLAQQPQVSAVLCPMLPGAPGHDLWQRDFTGGCGLFSFVFADADKKARARFIDALDLFGIGFSWGGYESLVIPVDPGRTRDFSAWPESVDNGSGLGARLAIGLEDPEDLIRDLERGFAEMGTI from the coding sequence ATGAGCGGTGAAAAGCGCAGACCGGCGACCCGGGTGGTCGAAGCGGGCCGATGCCCTGAATGGACCTCGCTCGAAGGGCAACCGGGCGGCATGGTCAATCCGCCGGTCTGGCGCGGCAGCACGCATCTTTACGAGGACACCGCCGACCTGGCGAAAGGCAGGCCGAATGCCGACGGGCATTTCTATTACGGCAGGCGCGGCGGCCCGACGCAGTGGTCGCTGTGCGCTGCGCTGACCGAACTGGAGCCGGGCGCGGAGGGGACGGAGCTGTTTCCGAGCGGCGTCGCCGCCATCGCAGCGACCCTGCTGGCGCTGCTCCAACCCGGCGACGAATTGCTGCTCACCGACAACGCCTATGAACCGACACGCTCCATCGCGGCCGGCATGCTGAAACGCCTCGGCGTGACGATGCGCACTTTCGATCCGCTCGACCCCGATGCCTTTGCCGCAGCGATTTCTGAGCGGACAAAGCTCGCAATGCTCGAAAGCCCGGGCAGCCTGACGATGGAAGTGTGCGACGCCCCGGCCCTGACCGCCATTGCAAAAAAGCATGGCGTGCTGACAGCGATCGACAACACCTGGGCATCTCCACTTGGCTTCGCGCCGCTACAGCATGGTTGCGACGTCTCGATCATGTCTCTTACGAAGCATGTGGGCGGGCATTCGGACCTGATGATGGGAAGCGTCGCTGCTGCAAAGCCGCTGATCGAGCGCATCCGCCTGCACTCGCAATATATGGGACAGGTCGTGTCGCCCGACGATGCCGCGCTGGCTCTCCGCGGATTGCGAACGATGGCGATCAGGCTCGCCAGAACCACCTCAAGCGCGCTTGAGGTTGCCGAATGGCTGGCGCAGCAACCCCAGGTTTCCGCCGTTCTGTGCCCGATGCTGCCCGGTGCGCCGGGACACGATTTGTGGCAGCGCGACTTCACCGGCGGGTGCGGGCTGTTCAGTTTCGTCTTCGCCGATGCAGACAAGAAGGCCCGCGCACGCTTCATCGACGCGCTCGATCTGTTCGGGATCGGCTTCAGCTGGGGCGGCTATGAAAGCCTGGTCATCCCGGTCGACCCCGGACGCACTCGTGATTTCTCCGCCTGGCCGGAAAGTGTCGATAACGGAAGCGGGCTTGGCGCGCGGCTCGCCATCGGTCTAGAAGACCCCGAAGACCTGATCCGCGACCTGGAACGCGGATTTGCCGAAATGGGGACAATATGA
- a CDS encoding NUDIX hydrolase — MTEVEFLQSYDPAAFPRVAVAVDVVLLSVVEGKLVALLQNREEQPAKGKWALPGGFVREGEGLDDAATRVLAAKAHLERVWLEQLYTFGAPDRDPRMRVVTVAYFALLPERVAREAVEANDGLMLAETDALPPLAFDHADILTTAIARLRGKLDYVPLVFALLPRKFTLRELQHAHEAILGKTFAKPAFRRRMLDQGWIAPTGEFETGTPYRPAELYRRKPGTAPDKD; from the coding sequence ATGACCGAAGTCGAATTCCTTCAGAGCTACGACCCGGCAGCGTTCCCACGCGTTGCCGTTGCCGTCGATGTCGTGCTGCTCAGCGTCGTCGAGGGAAAGCTCGTTGCCCTGCTGCAAAACCGCGAAGAGCAACCCGCCAAAGGCAAATGGGCGCTCCCCGGCGGTTTCGTGCGCGAAGGGGAAGGGCTGGACGATGCCGCCACACGTGTGCTTGCCGCGAAGGCGCATCTCGAACGCGTATGGCTCGAACAGCTCTACACCTTCGGCGCGCCGGACCGCGATCCGCGCATGCGTGTCGTCACCGTCGCCTATTTCGCCCTGCTGCCTGAACGCGTGGCGCGCGAAGCTGTCGAGGCCAATGACGGACTGATGCTCGCGGAAACGGATGCCTTGCCGCCGCTTGCCTTCGACCACGCCGACATCCTCACCACAGCTATCGCCCGGCTGCGCGGCAAGCTCGATTATGTGCCGCTGGTCTTCGCCCTGCTGCCGCGCAAATTCACCCTGCGCGAATTGCAGCACGCGCATGAAGCGATCCTTGGCAAGACATTTGCGAAGCCCGCCTTTCGCCGCCGCATGCTCGACCAGGGATGGATCGCGCCGACCGGCGAATTCGAAACCGGCACACCCTATCGCCCGGCGGAACTCTACCGCCGCAAACCCGGCACCGCGCCGGACAAAGACTGA
- a CDS encoding mechanosensitive ion channel family protein: protein MSASAAIPTEMANPVEAADENASGDQSAQSGGETATPEENPAAEAAEGAEALKEAVADTTPTVGSLIEQLDAWGFTVMDTRFSVWTVLVVVLVILGIFLFARITTALAKSGLKRATKLDVSQRLLAEKVLTVALWAIAILIGIDILGIDLTALAVFSGAFGLAIGFGLQKTFGNLIAGIILLMDKSIKPGDVINIADQAGNETFGQIRKIGIRAVSITTRDEREYLIPNENLMINQVENWSYSSRKVRMQVPVGVSYGCDMKLSQKLMLDAAKACKRVLKSPAPTVWMAEYGDSSVNFIIHCWINDPEMGVGNVKSEVLNTLWDLFQENDIEIPFPQRDLNLRGNEEFQQLVAAISQRVSGKADGGDKGPAESN from the coding sequence ATGAGCGCTAGTGCTGCAATACCGACAGAAATGGCAAATCCCGTCGAGGCCGCCGATGAGAACGCTTCGGGCGACCAGTCGGCACAGAGCGGCGGCGAGACTGCGACACCGGAGGAAAACCCCGCGGCAGAGGCTGCCGAGGGCGCCGAAGCGCTGAAGGAGGCCGTCGCCGATACGACACCGACAGTTGGTAGCCTGATCGAGCAACTCGATGCGTGGGGCTTCACCGTCATGGACACGCGCTTTTCCGTGTGGACTGTCCTCGTTGTCGTTCTCGTCATCCTCGGCATTTTTCTATTCGCGCGGATCACCACCGCGCTCGCCAAGTCCGGCCTGAAACGCGCGACGAAGCTCGACGTGTCGCAGCGCCTGCTGGCCGAGAAGGTGCTGACCGTTGCGCTATGGGCGATTGCGATCCTGATCGGGATCGACATTCTCGGCATCGATCTCACCGCTCTTGCGGTGTTCTCCGGCGCATTCGGCCTCGCCATCGGCTTCGGTCTGCAGAAAACCTTCGGTAACCTGATCGCGGGGATCATCCTGTTGATGGACAAGTCGATCAAACCGGGCGACGTGATCAACATTGCCGATCAGGCGGGCAATGAAACTTTCGGACAGATCCGCAAGATCGGCATCCGCGCTGTTTCGATCACCACCCGCGATGAGCGCGAATATCTGATCCCGAATGAAAATCTTATGATCAACCAGGTCGAGAACTGGTCCTATTCCAGTCGCAAGGTGCGCATGCAGGTGCCCGTGGGTGTCAGCTATGGCTGCGACATGAAGCTGTCGCAAAAGCTGATGCTCGATGCGGCGAAGGCCTGCAAACGCGTGCTGAAAAGCCCCGCGCCCACCGTCTGGATGGCCGAATATGGTGACAGCAGCGTCAACTTCATAATCCATTGCTGGATCAACGACCCGGAAATGGGCGTGGGCAATGTGAAGTCCGAAGTGCTGAACACATTGTGGGATCTGTTTCAGGAAAACGATATCGAAATTCCCTTCCCCCAGCGCGATCTCAATCTGCGCGGAAACGAGGAATTCCAGCAGCTCGTCGCCGCCATTTCGCAGCGGGTTTCGGGCAAAGCGGACGGCGGCGACAAGGGGCCTGCCGAGAGCAACTAA